CGCGTCACCTTTTCGGTGACCGCGCGCGTATCGCTGCCACTGATGCCCATCACCACCGGGCAACGGTCCTGTACGGCTTCCATGACGGCGCATAGCATCTTGTCCTGCTCATGTTCGTTCAGCGTAGCGGCCTCGCCGGTGGTGCCGCATACGACCAGGCCGTGGGTGCCAGCGCCGGACAGGCGCAATGCAAGTTGCTGGGCGCTGTAAAGATCGAGTTTGCCTTGGCGGAAAGGCGTGACGAGGGGAACCCAAATACCTTCAAAGGTGGTCATGGTTTTAGCTTGCAATGTGGATTGATGTTGTTTGAGGCGACCGGTTGCGCTCAAGTTGGCAGCAGCGGAGTGATGCGTCCGAATTCGGCTTGCGGCAGTGTACGCAGGATATTGCCGATGACGGAATCGATGGATGTCTTGCTCAGACACAGCCAGAATTTCATTTTGGTTGCGTGGTCGACTGGTTTGACGCGCATATAGATCAGCAGGTCGCCGCAAGTGCTGACGATGACGCGCCGCAATTCTGAAACCGATGCTGCATCAACTGTGATGCGCATCATGAAATCTTTTTGAGTTGGAAGAGATTTGCCGCGATTGGAGTCGAGCTGGAAGTGCGATGCAGATGCTTGCATTTCCATTGTTTCTTCATCTGGAAGGAAAGAATGGCGCCATGTTGATGCTGCTGAAATTACCTGATTCATAGAGGATATCTACTGGTCGTTTTGGTAAGTACAGATTAGCAGGCAGCACGTAAAGATTCTCTAAAAAGGGATGGCGCGGTTGTAAACGCCGCATAAAAAAGCCATTTCACTTTCAAAGAGGCTTAGTCGATTGCCGACATTGTCCTAGTGGATGGGCACTAAGCATTGTTTTTGTATGCTTGATAAGTTGTAGCTGGGATAGAATTGGTGGTCGATCTTTGTCGATGCTGGACGGCTTGACGCTGTGGCCGGCGATATGAAATTCCCTGTAAAAGAGAGGGTTTGTCCAAGGGTGGAGATGTGTTTTTTGTAACATGATAAATAATAAAAAATCCCTGATCGTATTTTTCGTACTGCTCTTGTTCGCCGTGGTTTTCTGGTGGCCGACCCTGATGGATGGCAAAACGCTGGTGCACGGCGATTCCGTCATCCACGGTTTGCCGCTGTTCGATTTCCATGTCAGATTCCTGCATGGCGGCGCTACACCTCTATGGAGCGACAAAGTATTTGGCGGTCATCCGCTGTTTGCTGAAGGTCAGGGCGGCTTTGCCAGCCCGTTCAATATCCTGCTGGCCTGGCTGCTGCCGCCGATAGTGGGTAGCAATATCTTTCATCTGTTGTGCATGCTGATTGCGGGGACGGGCGTTTTTGCGCTGTGCCGTCTGCTGGGAAACAGCGTCTGGTCGGCCGGTTTTGCCGCGCTGGCGGTGGCTTTTTCCGCGCTCTGGATCCAGGAACAACAGAACCTGACGATATCCGGCACGTTGGCATGGGCGCCATGGGCGTTGTGTGCGATGGAAGCCTGGCTCAAGAGGCCGACGGCCAGGCAAGCGGTTTTGTTGGCGGTAGCGGCGACCATGATGATCCTTGCCGGCTATCCGCAACTGGTACATGCAACCGTGCTCTACATGGTGCTTTCCCTGTGCACCATGCCATTTTCGGCGGATGGCAGGACGCTCTGGCAAGTCCAGCGACGTCAACTGATAATGACTGCGCTCATCGCGGGATTGCTGTTCCTTGCACTCTCTGCGGTCCAGTTGCTGCCGCTGCTTGAGCTGGCGTCGCTATCGCATCGCAGCGGCGGTGTCGGCATCCCTTTTTATTTTTCGCCGATGTCGATCCTGCGCGGCTTGCTATACACCCGCGACCAGCTGGCATTTGCTCAAGACCAGGTGGATCAGTTCCCCGTGGTCGGCAGTCTGCTGGTCTGCATCTGCGCCTCGCTGTTTCCCGTATTCCGCTCGTCATGGCGCGCCAAAGGCCATCTGATTGCCGTGTTGATTTTGATTCAACTGGGTATCGGCAATGCATCGCCGTTGTTCCGTCTCCTGTATGACTGGCATCTTGTACCGGGTCTGCATTTCTTTAGGACCACCCAAGCTTATCTGGAGATCGCCATCATCGGGATCGCCGTGTTGGCGGCTGGCGCCATCGATGGTTTCAGCGACTCTCTGCGGCAAGCTGGATCGGGCTGGCTGCGCAACAAACGGATGTGGATCTGCGCGGTTCTTTTTGCCGCCGC
This DNA window, taken from Collimonas arenae, encodes the following:
- a CDS encoding YfhO family protein, with protein sequence MINNKKSLIVFFVLLLFAVVFWWPTLMDGKTLVHGDSVIHGLPLFDFHVRFLHGGATPLWSDKVFGGHPLFAEGQGGFASPFNILLAWLLPPIVGSNIFHLLCMLIAGTGVFALCRLLGNSVWSAGFAALAVAFSALWIQEQQNLTISGTLAWAPWALCAMEAWLKRPTARQAVLLAVAATMMILAGYPQLVHATVLYMVLSLCTMPFSADGRTLWQVQRRQLIMTALIAGLLFLALSAVQLLPLLELASLSHRSGGVGIPFYFSPMSILRGLLYTRDQLAFAQDQVDQFPVVGSLLVCICASLFPVFRSSWRAKGHLIAVLILIQLGIGNASPLFRLLYDWHLVPGLHFFRTTQAYLEIAIIGIAVLAAGAIDGFSDSLRQAGSGWLRNKRMWICAVLFAAAWTFLVAISYVPMAPWQHFAIVAAALIACTVLAARDKSAHIPFLMFTLLALECMTLRLHVFHFGDVALLQRPATLQTLSQHYPVQDAKFLNGSIAVSYAMRNSKTDGLDTAMQTAFSSIPALSNLLWDIPSEDGALALPLRARTMLNPLFVDEMDGRNRTAPGQRAIDVLGIRFISADRQLTAPDLRVAVHDERLGTWIMENTAAQPLFQTFTRFRTVQSDEEALQMLATPRPTELIVEAIKGQPLPPISDTDNDPRAISFAILTRQPTFYAFDVDASRPGWLFLADANYPGWRATVDGRAVPVFSAQLLGKAVAIPVGKHKVELYFSSSTFRYGLLLSLLSLVIAVAVLLRPFLGRRGED